Within Pseudothermotoga sp., the genomic segment GTCCCACTGTCTGCATTTTGATCTTGTTCCAGTTTATACCAAATTTCCTTGCGATGGTCTTCAACATCGCTTCCTCGACTTCGGTACCCCAAGCGCCATAGATTTTTCCTTCCCAATCTTTCGGTGACGAAATTCCAGAACCCTTCAGCCAAGCGAATCCACTGGTGTTGTGTTGAACGATCGCTGCTATCGAAACTATGGGTAAACCCTCGGCTCGAGCAAAAGTGACGAACTCTTGGAAACTGATACCAAACTGCGCGTTGTTCGTTGCAACCATTTGTTCCGCACTCAATTTGGCTGGTTCAACTATTGAAACGTTCAATCCTTCCTCGGCAAAATAACCCTTCTCGAGCGCCACATAAAGACCAGTATGGTTTGTGTTGGGATACCAATCGAGGGCAACGATCACTTGCTGTGCAAAACCGACTGTACAGATCAAGATCAGTACTGGCCAAAGTTTCCTCACATTCAAACACCTCCTTCGATCCTCATTGCCCAAGGAAAGAGTTTTCTTTGAAGCGTATGAAGAGTGTAGAACAAAATCAATGTGAAGACGATGATGATGAAAACGGCCGTGAAGACACGATCCACCCTGAACGAATTCAAAGCTCTTATGATGTAAATGCCTAAACCTGCCTGCGCGCCCATCCATTCAGCTATGACGGCAGCCGTTAAAGAATACGTTACGGCGATCTTCATACCGGCAATCGTGTAAGGTATGGTGTGCGGTAAATAAAGATATCTCAGTTTTTGAAACCACTTTGCACCATGAGCTTTCAGAAATTCAAGCTTTTCTTTATCAACAGTTCTGAAGCCTTCGTAGGTGCTTATCACGATGGGAAAGAAACATAAGAAAGCTACGATACCTATCTTCGTGGTGATTCCAAAGCCGAACCATATGACTATGATCGGCGCAACGACGGTGATGGGTATCGTTTGAGTGAACACGATGATCGGTAATAAAGCCTTAGCAACGCTTCTGATCAAGAACATCAGCGAAGCAACAACAATGCCCAGAACGATGGCGAGTGAATAGCCTGCGAGTGATTCGTACAACGTTACTATCGTATGCTTCAAAAGGATATCTCTATTCCTCAAAAGCTCGAACAAAATTTGAGAAGGCTTGGGTAATAAGTACGTTGGCACTGGAACGAACTGCCAAAAAAGTATCAAAACAGTTATCGAAACGATCTCAACGATACTTCGCAATCTTTTCATCGATGGTTACACCATCCCTGGCACAATCAAAGACCACCTCGAGTACGTATCTTTCACAGAGAGGTGTCATCTCGTTATAGATCCGTTTGATCAGATCGAGCAA encodes:
- a CDS encoding ABC transporter permease translates to MKRLRSIVEIVSITVLILFWQFVPVPTYLLPKPSQILFELLRNRDILLKHTIVTLYESLAGYSLAIVLGIVVASLMFLIRSVAKALLPIIVFTQTIPITVVAPIIVIWFGFGITTKIGIVAFLCFFPIVISTYEGFRTVDKEKLEFLKAHGAKWFQKLRYLYLPHTIPYTIAGMKIAVTYSLTAAVIAEWMGAQAGLGIYIIRALNSFRVDRVFTAVFIIIVFTLILFYTLHTLQRKLFPWAMRIEGGV